From a region of the Danio aesculapii chromosome 4, fDanAes4.1, whole genome shotgun sequence genome:
- the LOC130222570 gene encoding uncharacterized protein LOC130222570, whose amino-acid sequence MKTAATFLALCFLGYSYISSASCVEDVYEYLWEKNKDLADQTLNLDFLRQMENGSLQAERYVNFTIQDIGYLLKVTKMLKRMSAKVSQPDDIRDFMKGRFSSYKSFGEYMLKLYFFKTEPPIQQTPAMRKYLSSYRNLMLEEPIYFAVGLLPCARLWVWLANNLNIPPTNAYFTWKVDNMGGHPEKHYKALLNKYLNTADKVAKANAVFREQMQNEHDFFSTS is encoded by the exons ATGAAGACTGCTGCCACTTTTCTGGCTCTTTGCTTCTTAGGTTACAG ttaTATCTCATCAGCGAGCTGTGTGGAGGATGTTTACGAATATTTATGGGAAAAGAATAAAGACCTCGCTGACCAGACGCTCAATCTGGACTTTCTGAGGCAAATGGAAAACGGCAGCCTGCAGGCGGAGCGATACGTCAACTTCACCATCCAAGACATCGGTTACCTGCTGAAAGTCACCAAGATGCTGAAGAGAATGAGCGCCAAAGTCTCTCAACCTGACGACATCAGGGACTTTATGAAAGGGAGATTCTCCAGCTACAAAAGCTTTGGAGAATACATGTTAAAGCTGTATTTTTTCAAG ACTGAGCCTCCAATTCAGCAAACTCCAGCCATGAGAAAGTATCTGTCGTCCTACAGAAATCTGATGCTTGAAGAACCGATATACTTTGCGGTGGGTCTTCTACCATGTGCTAGACTCTGGGTTTGGTTGGCTAATAATCTCAACATTCCTCCAACCAATGCCTACTTCACCTGGAAGGTGGACAACATGGGGGGCCATCCAGAGAAACACTATAAAGCTCTGCTGAACAAGTATCTGAACACAGCTGATAAAGTGGCGAAAGCTAATGCTGTGTTTCGTGAGCAGATGCAGAACGAGCATGATTTCTTCTCCACATCTTGA
- the LOC130222569 gene encoding uncharacterized protein LOC130222569 — protein MKTAATFLALCFLGYSYILSVSCVEDVYEYLWEKNKDLADQILNLDFLRQMESGSLQAERYVNFTIQDIGYVLEVTKMLKSMSTKVSRPDDIREFMKGRFSSYKSFGESMLRGYLFKAEPPIQQTPAMRNYLSSYRKLMLEEPIYFAVGLLPCVRLWVWLANNLNIPPTNAYFTWKVDNMGGHPEKHYKALLNKYLNTADKVAKANAVFREQMQNEHDFFSTS, from the exons ATGAAGACTGCTGCCACTTTTCTGGCTCTCTGCTTTTTAGGCTACAG CTATATTCTGTCAGTGAGCTGTGTGGAGGACGTTTACGAATATTTATGGGAAAAGAATAAAGACCTCGCCGACCAGATCCTTAATCTAGACTTTCTAAGGCAAATGGAAAGCGGCAGCCTGCAGGCGGAGCGATACGTTAACTTCACCATCCAAGACATCGGTTACGTGCTGGAGGTCACCAAGATGCTGAAGAGCATGAGCACCAAAGTCTCTCGGCCTGACGACATCAGGGAGTTCATGAAAGGGAGATTCTCCAGCTACAAAAGCTTTGGAGAATCAATGCTAAGGGGGTATCTTTTCAAg GCTGAGCCTCCAATTCAGCAAACTCCAGCCATGAGAAATTATCTGTCGTCCTACAGAAAACTGATGCTTGAAGAACCGATTTACTTTGCGGTGGGTCTTCTGCCATGTGTTAGACTCTGGGTTTGGTTGGCTAATAATCTCAACATTCCTCCAACCAATGCCTACTTCACCTGGAAGGTGGACAACATGGGCGGCCATCCAGAGAAACACTATAAAGCTCTGCTGAACAAGTATCTGAACACAGCTGATAAAGTGGCGAAGGCTAATGCTGTGTTTCGTGAACAGATGCAGAACGAGCATGATTTCTTCTCCACATCTTGA
- the si:ch1073-67j19.2 gene encoding uncharacterized protein si:ch1073-67j19.2 yields the protein MKTVAILYFCISYFRYTHCSSPSDSLDVTSVEDVYNYLWENNKDIAAKTLHLDFLRQMENGTLQAERYVNFTIQDLNYALKVGDMLKKMSANESLPTDIKMLLEGRYTSYRKLSDFMMKIYWFEAEPSIQQTPAMRNYLSFYTNLMLTEEPVYFVVGLVPCARLWGWLANNLNIPPTNAYFTWKVGNMGGNHEKHYKALLNKYLNTADKVAKANAVFREQMQNEHDFFLTF from the exons ATGAAGACTGTGGCCATACTCTACTTTTGCATCTCATACTTCAG GTACACGCACTGCAGCTCTCCCAGTGATAGTTTGGATGTTACATCTGTGGAGGATGTTTATAACTATCTATGGGAGAACAATAAAGACATCGCTGCAAAGACGCTCCATCTGGACTTTCTGAGGCAAATGGAGAACGGCACCCTGCAGGCAGAGCGATACGTCAACTTCACCATCCAAGACCTTAACTACGCACTGAAGGTTGGCGATATGTTGAAGAAAATGAGTGCAAACGAATCTCTCCCCACTGACATCAAGATGCTACTAGAAGGCAGATACACAAGCTACAGAAAACTGAGCGACTTCATGATGAAAATCTATTGGTTTGAG GCTGAGCCATCAATTCAGCAAACTCCAGCCATGAGAAATTATCTGTCGTTCTACACAAACCTCATGCTAACTGAAGAGCCAGTGTATTTTGTAGTGGGCCTGGTGCCATGTGCTAGACTCTGGGGTTGGTTGGCTAATAATCTCAACATTCCTCCAACCAATGCCTACTTCACCTGGAAGGTGGGCAATATGGGCGGCAATCATGAGAAACACTATAAAGCTCTGCTGAACAAGTATCTGAACACAGCTGATAAAGTGGCGAAGGCTAATGCTGTGTTTCGTGAGCAGATGCAGAACGAGCATGATTTCTTCTTAACGTTTTAA